A window from Roseburia sp. 499 encodes these proteins:
- a CDS encoding AI-2E family transporter, which yields MEENNKKSENQKANWNIKPYLAMGLTAFIVIVACISVFFLIYRYTGLTELWNKLLGILQPITIGLIIAYLVNPIVKFEEKYLLPLLKKKIKNPKRAEKLSRGASILGALVFVGLIIGVLLQMVIPELYRSIEKMIVDLPKQVNSFMDWAESYIDEDSKLAKYLEQGLQQGITFFEDWAKTEFLPQTKNIITSLTTGVISVVKVLFNVVIGIIISVYVLMSKETFVGQAKKLVYALFPAKQANVIVHTVHKSNKIFGGFISGKILDSLIIGIICFIGLSILKMPYTLLVSVIVGVTNIIPFFGPYLGAVPSAILIALSSPLYGLYFVIFILVLQQIDGNIIGPKILGDSTGLTSFWVVFAILAGGGLFGVPGMIMGVPVFAVIYYIIRNMINHVLERKKLPKETKDYIDVRRLNIEKHELEHWEKMTKAKVESKPEEDSEESGK from the coding sequence TTGGAAGAAAACAATAAAAAATCAGAGAATCAAAAGGCAAATTGGAATATTAAGCCCTATTTAGCAATGGGGCTTACCGCCTTTATAGTAATTGTGGCGTGTATATCCGTGTTTTTTCTGATATATCGCTATACCGGACTGACAGAGTTATGGAATAAGTTGCTAGGTATCTTGCAGCCGATAACGATAGGATTGATTATAGCATATTTGGTGAATCCGATTGTAAAGTTCGAAGAGAAGTATCTGCTTCCTTTGTTGAAAAAGAAAATCAAGAATCCAAAAAGAGCTGAAAAACTAAGCCGCGGTGCAAGTATTCTGGGAGCATTGGTGTTTGTAGGACTGATTATTGGTGTTTTACTGCAGATGGTAATTCCGGAGTTATATCGCAGTATAGAAAAAATGATTGTGGATTTGCCAAAGCAGGTAAACAGTTTTATGGACTGGGCAGAAAGTTACATTGATGAAGATAGTAAACTGGCAAAGTATTTAGAGCAGGGGCTCCAACAGGGAATCACATTCTTCGAAGACTGGGCAAAGACAGAGTTTCTTCCTCAGACCAAGAACATAATTACATCCCTTACCACGGGAGTCATCAGTGTGGTAAAGGTTTTGTTCAATGTGGTGATTGGAATCATTATTTCGGTATATGTGTTAATGAGTAAAGAGACTTTTGTTGGGCAGGCGAAGAAGCTGGTATATGCATTGTTCCCTGCAAAACAGGCAAATGTAATTGTCCATACCGTTCACAAGAGTAATAAAATTTTTGGTGGATTTATTTCTGGAAAGATTCTGGATTCTTTGATTATTGGGATAATTTGCTTTATAGGACTTTCTATTTTAAAAATGCCATATACATTGTTGGTTAGCGTTATCGTAGGCGTGACAAATATTATTCCGTTTTTCGGACCGTATCTGGGGGCAGTGCCAAGTGCGATTCTGATTGCCTTATCTAGTCCGTTATACGGATTATACTTTGTTATTTTCATTCTGGTGTTGCAACAGATAGATGGAAATATTATTGGACCGAAGATTCTGGGAGACTCTACGGGATTGACGTCCTTCTGGGTAGTATTTGCGATTCTGGCAGGCGGCGGATTGTTCGGCGTTCCGGGAATGATTATGGGAGTTCCTGTCTTTGCGGTGATTTATTATATTATTCGAAACATGATAAATCATGTGTTGGAGCGGAAAAAGCTTCCAAAGGAGACAAAGGACTATATCGATGTGCGGCGACTGAATATAGAAAAACATGAGTTGGAGCACTGGGAAAAGATGACAAAGGCAAAAGTGGAATCAAAGCCGGAGGAAGATAGCGAAGAGTCTGGAAAATAG
- a CDS encoding tetratricopeptide repeat protein: MDKYEYKLKLEQLKNLVAEKDYKTAVEIADTINWRKVKSASTLCMVGEIYDRNKRYEDSREILLMAYDRSSVGRNIIYRLALVALKMGNVEEAKEYYDEFLEIAPYDNLRYVLRYEIAKVGGASIGELIDILEEFKEREYTEEWAFELAYLYHRAGNSERCVAVCDELILWFGDGKYVEKALELKMLYQPLNKLQEDKYRQFKLRKEGIVEVRPTDMLESGEIVREPVQIPKVTANTGKFNTVNLQAELAKSMQQIMDASSQETVTDTMDNIKKMVEEIPYLQMPTEKEEDEEEKYGHIESDEEIDGSLKINFKEILAEDRDGQISLFVPDGGNREPQVTGQMSIEDVLSEWERTKRAAEAAMETARKRKLESAKAKALQKAEGIMERLTDVMPKLDAGVSPQELMAEKYLQGTGELPKIELPEDLLQKENVEEELPIEQEEVPEPTINLGEVQQALEQETLQEVEKEEKEESSSEEYLESLLKNEVELPKEEIELAKMEEEPITKLNEEQKEIFSYFVPVTGMEQQLCQVLEGTLHRRENDNTSVAGNIVIMGGRGSGKTVLATDIIKAIQKSGKHAGGKIGKIAASSLNQKDLSKLLKKVAGGYLIIEKAGDLSQETVTKLSLLMEQDTQGLMIIMEDTRVGIDKVLARDANFTRKFTERIKIPVFTSDELVQFAKSYAMEQECEIDDMGILALYNCISNIQKLDEATTLTEVKEIVDIAIDHAERGGLKKLFGGKKYSPEGYLYLREKDFQN, encoded by the coding sequence GTGGACAAATACGAATACAAATTAAAACTAGAACAATTAAAAAATCTTGTAGCTGAGAAGGATTACAAAACAGCAGTAGAAATAGCAGATACCATTAATTGGCGTAAAGTAAAGAGTGCATCTACCCTTTGTATGGTAGGTGAAATATATGATCGGAATAAACGCTATGAGGATAGCAGAGAGATTCTTTTGATGGCATATGACCGTTCTTCCGTAGGAAGAAATATTATTTACCGTTTAGCTCTGGTGGCATTGAAAATGGGAAATGTGGAAGAGGCAAAAGAATACTATGATGAATTTCTGGAGATTGCGCCTTACGATAATTTACGATATGTACTGCGTTACGAGATTGCTAAGGTAGGCGGGGCTTCTATTGGAGAATTAATTGATATTCTGGAGGAGTTTAAGGAACGGGAATATACAGAGGAATGGGCGTTTGAACTGGCATATTTATATCATCGGGCGGGAAACAGCGAGCGATGTGTAGCAGTTTGTGATGAACTGATTTTGTGGTTCGGAGATGGAAAATATGTAGAAAAGGCATTGGAATTAAAGATGCTGTATCAGCCACTGAATAAGCTTCAAGAGGATAAGTATCGACAGTTTAAGCTACGAAAGGAAGGCATTGTAGAAGTTCGTCCTACGGATATGCTTGAATCGGGAGAGATTGTTCGTGAGCCGGTTCAGATTCCGAAGGTAACAGCTAATACAGGAAAGTTCAATACAGTGAATCTGCAGGCAGAACTGGCAAAGAGTATGCAACAGATTATGGATGCAAGTTCCCAGGAAACAGTAACAGATACCATGGATAATATTAAGAAAATGGTAGAAGAGATTCCGTATTTGCAGATGCCTACAGAAAAGGAAGAGGACGAGGAAGAGAAATACGGACACATTGAAAGTGATGAAGAAATAGATGGTTCCTTAAAGATAAACTTTAAAGAAATTTTGGCAGAGGATAGAGATGGGCAGATTAGCCTGTTTGTACCGGACGGTGGAAACAGGGAACCACAGGTAACAGGACAGATGAGCATTGAAGATGTACTGTCAGAATGGGAGAGAACCAAGCGGGCAGCCGAGGCGGCTATGGAAACAGCAAGGAAGCGAAAACTGGAGTCTGCCAAGGCTAAGGCTCTTCAGAAAGCAGAAGGCATTATGGAACGTTTAACAGATGTTATGCCTAAATTGGATGCAGGAGTCTCACCGCAAGAACTCATGGCGGAGAAGTATTTGCAAGGTACCGGAGAATTGCCAAAAATAGAATTGCCAGAGGATTTATTGCAGAAAGAAAATGTAGAGGAAGAACTTCCGATTGAGCAGGAAGAAGTGCCGGAACCTACCATTAACTTGGGTGAAGTGCAGCAGGCATTAGAGCAGGAGACTTTGCAGGAAGTAGAGAAAGAGGAAAAAGAAGAATCCTCTTCTGAAGAATATTTAGAAAGTTTGTTGAAGAATGAAGTAGAGCTTCCAAAAGAAGAGATTGAACTTGCGAAAATGGAAGAAGAACCAATTACAAAATTGAATGAAGAGCAGAAAGAAATCTTTTCCTATTTTGTTCCGGTTACCGGAATGGAGCAACAGTTGTGTCAGGTATTGGAAGGAACCCTTCATAGGAGAGAAAATGACAATACGTCTGTTGCCGGAAATATTGTTATTATGGGTGGCCGAGGAAGCGGAAAGACCGTATTGGCTACAGATATTATTAAGGCAATTCAAAAGAGTGGAAAACATGCCGGTGGAAAGATTGGGAAAATTGCCGCATCGTCATTGAATCAGAAGGATTTATCTAAATTGTTGAAAAAGGTTGCAGGGGGTTATCTGATTATTGAAAAGGCAGGGGACCTGTCTCAGGAGACTGTGACAAAATTATCGTTGTTAATGGAACAGGATACGCAGGGACTTATGATTATTATGGAAGACACCAGAGTGGGTATTGATAAGGTGTTGGCAAGGGATGCAAACTTTACGCGGAAGTTTACAGAGCGGATAAAGATACCGGTATTTACCAGCGATGAATTAGTACAGTTTGCTAAGTCATATGCAATGGAACAGGAATGTGAGATTGATGATATGGGAATTCTGGCACTGTATAACTGCATCAGTAATATTCAGAAGCTAGATGAAGCAACTACTTTGACAGAGGTGAAAGAAATCGTAGATATAGCAATAGACCATGCAGAACGCGGAGGATTGAAAAAACTGTTTGGTGGTAAGAAATACAGCCCAGAGGGTTATTTGTATTTGCGTGAGAAGGATTTTCAA